A window of the Polaribacter sp. HaHaR_3_91 genome harbors these coding sequences:
- the gyrB gene encoding DNA topoisomerase (ATP-hydrolyzing) subunit B — MSEEIKKEYDASSIQALEGMEHVRMRPSMYIGDVGIRGLHHLVYEVVDNSIDEAMGGYCDTIDVTINEDNSITTKDNGRGIPVGIHQKEGVSALQVVMTKIGAGGKFDKDSYKVSGGLHGVGVSCVNALSDLLVATVHKEGKVWRQEYSQGKALYPVKTIGETDFTGTIVTFLPDKSIFKQTTEYNYDTLATRMRELAFLNKGITITLTDKRSTDDEGNFISEVFHSDEGLPEFIRYLDSTREQLTANVIAMEGEKNGIPVEVAMVYNTSYAENLHSYVNNINTHEGGTHLSGFRRGLTSTLKKYADESGLLKNVKFEIAGDDFREGLTAIVSVKVAEPQFEGQTKTKLGNREVTSAVSQAVSEMLTDYLEENPNDAKTIVQKVILAATARHAARKAREMVQRKTVMSIGGLPGKLSDCSETDPAQCEIFLVEGDSAGGTAKQGRDRNFQAILPLRGKILNVEKAMQHKVFENEEIKNMFTALGVSIGTEEDPRALNLSKVRYHKVVIMCDADVDGSHIATLILTFFFRYMRAMVEQGYIYIATPPLYLVKKGQKREYAWDDNQRDIIAQNMGGSVSIQRYKGLGEMNADQLWDTTMNPEFRTLRKVVIDNATEADRVFSMLMGDEVPPRRDFIERNAKYANIDV, encoded by the coding sequence ATGAGCGAAGAAATTAAAAAAGAATATGATGCTTCCAGTATTCAGGCACTGGAAGGAATGGAGCATGTTAGAATGCGTCCTTCCATGTATATTGGAGACGTAGGTATACGTGGTTTACACCATTTAGTATATGAAGTTGTAGATAATTCTATTGATGAAGCAATGGGTGGTTATTGTGATACAATTGATGTTACAATAAATGAAGACAATTCTATTACTACTAAAGATAATGGACGTGGAATTCCTGTTGGAATTCACCAAAAAGAAGGCGTTTCTGCACTACAAGTAGTAATGACAAAGATTGGTGCTGGTGGTAAATTCGACAAAGATTCTTATAAAGTTTCTGGTGGTTTACACGGTGTTGGTGTTTCTTGTGTGAACGCACTTTCTGACCTTTTAGTAGCCACGGTTCATAAAGAAGGAAAAGTTTGGAGACAAGAATATTCTCAAGGTAAAGCATTATATCCAGTTAAAACGATTGGAGAAACAGATTTTACAGGTACAATTGTTACCTTTTTACCAGACAAATCTATCTTTAAACAAACTACAGAATATAATTACGATACGTTAGCAACTCGTATGCGTGAATTGGCTTTCTTGAATAAAGGAATTACAATTACCCTAACAGATAAACGTAGTACAGATGATGAAGGAAACTTTATTTCTGAAGTTTTTCATTCTGATGAAGGTTTACCAGAATTTATTAGATATTTAGATTCTACCAGAGAGCAATTAACTGCCAATGTTATTGCAATGGAGGGTGAAAAAAACGGAATCCCTGTTGAAGTTGCCATGGTTTACAACACCTCTTATGCAGAAAATTTACACTCTTATGTAAATAACATTAATACGCACGAAGGAGGAACACATTTATCTGGTTTTAGACGTGGTTTAACAAGTACGTTAAAAAAGTATGCAGATGAATCTGGACTACTTAAAAATGTAAAATTCGAAATTGCTGGAGATGATTTCCGTGAAGGACTAACAGCAATCGTTTCTGTAAAAGTTGCAGAACCACAATTTGAAGGACAAACAAAAACAAAATTAGGAAACAGAGAAGTTACTTCTGCTGTATCTCAAGCAGTTTCAGAAATGTTAACTGATTATTTAGAGGAAAATCCTAACGACGCAAAAACAATTGTTCAAAAAGTAATTTTAGCAGCAACCGCTAGACACGCAGCACGTAAAGCCAGAGAAATGGTACAACGTAAAACGGTAATGTCTATTGGTGGTTTACCTGGTAAATTATCTGACTGTTCAGAAACCGACCCAGCACAATGTGAAATTTTCTTAGTTGAGGGAGATTCGGCGGGTGGAACAGCAAAACAAGGTAGAGATAGAAACTTTCAAGCAATTTTACCACTACGTGGAAAGATTTTGAACGTGGAAAAAGCAATGCAACATAAAGTTTTTGAAAACGAAGAAATCAAAAACATGTTTACCGCTTTAGGTGTTTCTATTGGTACAGAAGAAGACCCAAGAGCTTTAAACTTATCTAAAGTTCGTTACCATAAAGTAGTTATTATGTGTGATGCCGATGTAGATGGTTCGCATATTGCTACCTTAATATTAACGTTCTTTTTTAGATACATGAGAGCAATGGTAGAGCAAGGTTATATTTACATTGCTACTCCTCCTTTATATTTAGTTAAAAAAGGTCAGAAAAGAGAATATGCTTGGGATGACAATCAACGTGATATCATTGCACAAAACATGGGCGGTTCTGTAAGTATACAACGTTATAAAGGTCTTGGGGAGATGAACGCAGACCAACTTTGGGACACTACAATGAATCCTGAATTTAGAACGTTACGTAAAGTTGTTATAGATAACGCAACTGAGGCAGACAGAGTTTTCTCTATGTTAATGGGAGACGAAGTACCACCACGTAGAGATTTTATAGAAAGAAATGCTAAATACGCAAACATAGACGTATAA
- a CDS encoding DUF6588 family protein: protein MKKSILIFTCVFTFTFNAKAQDGLENILFADISDANLLTEAYLKPAAEGFIYGMSSGWFHTAKVHKTLGFDITIGANLSLIPSDKEIFNVNSLNLSDKITKNPITSPTVLGSNDSALQNGFEVTIPANSDPTINNGIHPELVRNFTMPDGFGDDLPLNAAPTPSVQISLGLPYQFEATVRVVPEVGSDDAKGKLFGLGIKKEITDWFGPLDKLPLHVSIMGAFTNMTVTSVIDDPSENGVTITDGLGELKLDSYTVQALASLNFPFINVYGGIGYVSGSSSLNINGTYELEYSGGLGQTYRKTLIDPLNLNYKVSGLTSTIGARLSLGFFKIFGSYTLQEYNTVNAGIAFSFR, encoded by the coding sequence ATGAAAAAAAGCATTTTAATTTTTACCTGCGTATTTACATTTACATTTAACGCAAAAGCACAAGATGGTTTAGAAAACATTCTTTTTGCCGATATTTCAGACGCAAACCTACTTACAGAGGCTTATTTAAAACCGGCAGCAGAAGGCTTTATCTACGGAATGAGCAGTGGCTGGTTTCATACTGCAAAAGTTCACAAAACACTAGGTTTTGATATCACCATAGGCGCTAATCTTTCCCTTATTCCATCTGATAAAGAAATTTTTAATGTAAATTCATTAAACTTATCCGACAAAATCACAAAAAACCCAATTACTTCTCCTACCGTTTTAGGGAGTAATGATAGTGCTTTACAAAATGGTTTTGAGGTAACGATACCCGCAAACTCAGACCCCACTATAAACAATGGTATCCACCCAGAATTAGTGAGAAACTTTACAATGCCAGATGGTTTTGGAGACGATTTACCTTTAAACGCAGCACCAACTCCCTCTGTACAAATAAGTTTAGGTCTACCTTATCAATTTGAAGCAACTGTACGTGTTGTACCTGAAGTAGGTAGCGATGATGCAAAAGGAAAATTATTTGGTTTAGGTATTAAAAAAGAAATTACAGACTGGTTTGGCCCTTTAGATAAATTACCTCTTCATGTTTCAATAATGGGTGCTTTTACAAACATGACCGTTACAAGTGTCATAGACGACCCAAGCGAAAACGGAGTTACTATAACCGACGGTTTAGGCGAATTAAAATTAGACTCTTACACAGTGCAAGCTTTAGCTTCATTAAATTTTCCTTTTATAAATGTTTATGGTGGTATTGGATACGTTAGCGGTTCTTCTTCTTTAAACATAAACGGAACTTACGAATTAGAATATTCAGGAGGGCTTGGTCAAACATACAGAAAAACACTTATTGACCCTTTAAACTTAAACTACAAAGTTAGCGGATTAACATCTACAATTGGAGCAAGATTAAGCTTAGGATTCTTTAAGATTTTTGGAAGTTACACACTACAAGAATACAACACAGTAAATGCAGGTATTGCATTTAGTTTTAGATAA
- a CDS encoding malate dehydrogenase: MKVSVVGAGAVGASCAEYIAIKDFASEVVILDIKEGFAEGKAMDLMQTASLNSFDTKITGSTNDYSKTANSDVCVITSGIPRKPGMTREELIGINAGIVKTVSANLIEHSPNTIIIVVSNPMDTMTYLVHKTTGLPKNKIIGMGGALDSARFKYRLAEALGAPISDVDGMVIGGHSDTGMVPLIGKAARNSVVVSEFLSEERMDKIVQDTKVGGATLTGLLGTSAWYAPGAAVSAMVQAIACDTKKIFPCSALLEGEFGLSDLSIGVPCVLGANGIEKIVEISLTDAEKAKLAESAKGVKATNGLLEL; the protein is encoded by the coding sequence ATGAAAGTTTCAGTAGTAGGAGCAGGTGCAGTAGGCGCAAGTTGTGCAGAATACATCGCAATTAAGGATTTTGCATCCGAAGTTGTTATTTTAGACATTAAAGAAGGTTTTGCAGAAGGTAAAGCAATGGATTTAATGCAAACGGCTTCTTTAAACAGTTTTGATACAAAAATTACAGGAAGTACAAACGACTATTCTAAAACAGCTAATTCTGATGTTTGTGTAATTACCTCAGGTATTCCACGTAAACCAGGAATGACTCGTGAAGAATTAATTGGTATCAATGCAGGAATTGTAAAAACAGTTTCAGCTAATTTAATTGAACACTCTCCAAACACAATTATTATTGTAGTTTCTAATCCTATGGATACTATGACCTATTTAGTTCACAAAACTACTGGGTTACCAAAGAATAAAATTATTGGAATGGGTGGTGCTTTAGATTCTGCTCGTTTTAAATACAGATTAGCAGAAGCTCTAGGTGCTCCTATCTCTGATGTTGACGGTATGGTAATTGGTGGTCACTCAGATACTGGTATGGTGCCATTAATAGGAAAAGCAGCAAGAAATAGTGTTGTTGTTTCAGAATTTTTATCTGAAGAACGTATGGATAAAATTGTACAAGACACTAAAGTTGGTGGCGCAACCTTAACTGGTTTATTAGGTACTTCTGCTTGGTATGCTCCTGGTGCAGCAGTTTCTGCAATGGTACAAGCAATTGCCTGTGATACTAAAAAAATATTCCCTTGTTCTGCTTTATTAGAAGGTGAATTTGGTTTAAGCGATTTATCAATTGGTGTACCTTGCGTATTAGGTGCTAACGGAATTGAAAAAATTGTTGAAATTAGCTTAACAGATGCTGAAAAAGCAAAATTAGCAGAATCTGCAAAAGGTGTTAAAGCAACTAACGGTTTATTAGAATTATAA
- the recQ gene encoding DNA helicase RecQ, which yields MKKQTHTLLKNIYGYENFRPLQEEIIDRTIEGKDSFVLMPTGGGKSICFQIPALLFDGITIVVSPLISLMKDQVQALKANGIKADFFNSSISPQEENDVIGRAINGELQLLYLSPEKLISVSNTWLKELNIKLVAIDEAHCVSMWGHDFRPEYTQLKVFRSSLPQVPFMALTATADKSARKDIEEQLGLTNSKLFISSFDRKNLSIEVRGQVPKQRKLQEIGSFIERRKEQSGIIYCLSRKNTEEVASHLKQRGHSVAFYHAGMNNEEREKTQTDFINDDTKIIVATIAFGMGIDKSNVRFVIHYNLPKNLEGYYQEIGRAGRDGLPSETILYYNMRDFVLYSQFADGGANSDMQKEKLNRMLQFAEAKSCRRKILLSYFGEHLTENCGNCDVCENPPKDFEGTVITQKALSGIARMKEKDGITMLINVLRGSNNADIHSKQYYNLKTYGIGKDVSFFDWRDYVIQMANQGLIEIMYSENSALKISPIGWKVLKGEKTIRLTTPLTSDDKKKKTKTVKATIGSEANKDLLTELKKIRYTIAKEENMPAYIIFNDKTLKLMASELPTTENEFLAISGVGMNKMEKYGEEFMSVIRKFKSVAKARKVSTIQHTFNLYQEGLNVSEIAEKRNLSITTIFSHLSQLYIEGKEVELEKLVDTKVVDKVRIAFNELDCKVALKPIFEKLNEEVSYGEIRLSITLILKNE from the coding sequence GTGAAAAAGCAAACACATACTCTTTTAAAAAACATATACGGTTACGAGAATTTTCGTCCTTTACAAGAAGAAATCATAGACAGAACCATAGAAGGAAAAGATAGTTTTGTATTAATGCCAACAGGAGGTGGAAAATCTATCTGTTTCCAAATTCCAGCATTACTTTTTGATGGAATTACAATTGTAGTTTCTCCGCTTATTTCATTAATGAAAGACCAGGTACAAGCTTTAAAAGCTAACGGAATAAAAGCAGATTTTTTTAATAGTTCCATTTCTCCGCAAGAAGAAAACGATGTAATTGGTAGAGCAATAAATGGAGAGTTACAATTATTGTATTTATCTCCAGAAAAATTAATATCCGTAAGCAATACTTGGCTAAAAGAATTAAACATAAAATTAGTTGCTATTGATGAAGCACATTGTGTTAGTATGTGGGGACACGATTTTAGACCTGAGTATACACAACTAAAAGTCTTTAGAAGCTCTTTACCGCAAGTACCTTTTATGGCTTTAACCGCTACTGCGGATAAATCTGCAAGAAAAGACATTGAAGAACAATTGGGCTTAACAAACTCTAAATTATTTATCTCTTCTTTTGATCGAAAAAACTTAAGTATAGAAGTTAGAGGTCAGGTTCCAAAACAGAGAAAGCTACAAGAAATCGGCAGTTTTATAGAACGACGAAAAGAACAAAGTGGTATTATTTACTGTTTAAGTAGAAAAAACACCGAAGAAGTAGCGAGTCATCTTAAGCAAAGAGGTCATTCTGTAGCATTTTATCATGCGGGAATGAATAATGAAGAAAGAGAAAAAACACAAACTGATTTTATAAATGACGATACTAAAATAATTGTAGCTACGATTGCCTTTGGAATGGGGATTGACAAATCGAATGTTCGTTTTGTAATTCATTATAATTTACCAAAAAACTTAGAAGGTTATTATCAAGAAATAGGAAGAGCAGGAAGAGACGGATTGCCATCAGAAACTATCCTCTACTACAACATGAGAGATTTTGTATTATACAGCCAATTTGCAGATGGTGGTGCAAATAGCGATATGCAAAAAGAAAAATTAAACAGAATGCTTCAATTTGCAGAAGCTAAATCATGTAGAAGAAAAATATTATTATCTTATTTTGGAGAGCATCTCACAGAAAATTGTGGCAATTGTGATGTTTGCGAAAATCCTCCTAAAGATTTTGAAGGCACTGTTATAACTCAAAAAGCACTTTCTGGAATTGCAAGAATGAAAGAAAAAGACGGAATAACCATGTTAATTAATGTCTTAAGAGGAAGTAACAATGCAGATATCCATTCCAAACAGTATTATAATCTAAAAACATACGGAATAGGAAAAGATGTTAGTTTTTTTGATTGGCGAGATTATGTAATTCAAATGGCAAACCAAGGTTTGATAGAAATCATGTATAGCGAAAATTCTGCTTTAAAAATATCACCCATCGGGTGGAAAGTTTTAAAAGGAGAAAAAACAATACGACTAACAACACCTCTAACTTCAGATGATAAAAAGAAGAAAACAAAAACTGTAAAAGCAACTATTGGAAGTGAAGCAAATAAAGACTTACTTACAGAACTTAAAAAGATAAGATACACCATTGCTAAAGAAGAAAACATGCCTGCATACATCATTTTTAATGACAAAACATTAAAATTAATGGCAAGTGAACTACCAACAACCGAAAATGAATTTTTAGCTATTTCTGGAGTTGGGATGAACAAAATGGAAAAATATGGAGAAGAATTTATGAGCGTAATTCGTAAATTCAAAAGCGTGGCAAAAGCTAGAAAAGTTAGTACAATACAACACACCTTTAATTTATACCAAGAAGGTTTAAATGTTTCAGAAATTGCAGAAAAAAGAAACTTATCTATCACTACTATTTTTTCACATCTTTCTCAATTGTATATAGAGGGAAAAGAGGTGGAATTAGAAAAACTTGTTGATACAAAAGTTGTAGATAAAGTACGAATTGCTTTTAATGAATTAGACTGTAAAGTAGCATTGAAACCCATTTTCGAAAAACTAAACGAAGAGGTTTCTTATGGGGAAATAAGGTTGAGTATTACACTCATTTTAAAAAATGAATAA
- the secDF gene encoding protein translocase subunit SecDF, which produces MQNKGLIKLFAILFGIVSLYQLSFTFLATKVEDDAVAYAESKGDNIDARQKATFERKYLDSVANQEIINLGIASYSYNDVKDKEMNLGLDLKGGINAILQVSVKEVLKSLANDSKNVAFNQALDAADEAQKSSNATYLDLFFEEFEKVAGDTKLSDPSIFGTKALSEKITFNEANATVKETLQEEINSSIGTAFEVLRSRIDKFGVTQPNIQRIGNSGRIQIELPGAKDIERVTRLITSKAELQFWEVYTNAEVQNYFFTANAKIAEILKDNSAAEKVIDSTKTDDIDDLLGESIDSTDVNQKNLFTYLFPNVAQSQQQMSSLVGQARVLDTAMVNDLLSRKDVKALLPNELKYVKFLWDYKSNKGTDGTELIGLYAIKGSRSGKANIEGDVILDASQVFDQLNKPEVSMTMNSSGSKQWEKLTGDNTGKFVAVVLDDYVYTAPSVPGAIVGGRTSISGGSMTITEAEDIATVLKAGKLPAAARIIQAEVVGPSLGQESIDHSIQSFGLAILLVLVWMILYYGKAGLYADIALAVNILFIFGILASFNAVLTLPGIAGIILTIGMSVDANVIIFERIKESLGIKKGLKQSVEEGFSIKGALSAIIDANITTLLTGVILYVFGTGPIKGFALTLMIGIATSLFTAVFITRLLIDRSIDKGGKLTFNTSISKGWFQNINIEFLRKRKIAYIVSGAIIIAGIVSIFSIGLKQGVDFKGGRSYVVRFDQSMNATEVASTLKDAFGTAPEVKTYGSDRQLKITTVYKIDEDGQDVDDQVQSALFTGLKSYLGTTTYEDFKPGFEKEGSGVMSYMKVEPTIADDIKTSALYAVFGSLLVVFLYILLRFRKVSFSIGAVTAVFHDVLIVLSVFSITYSFMPFDMEIGQSFIAAILTVVGYSLNDTVVIFDRIREFTGTHPNWKYSEVVDKALSSTLGRTINTSLTTLLVMLAIFLFGGDSIKGFMFALIIGVVVGTYSSLFVATPIMFDTSKKEEKNN; this is translated from the coding sequence ATGCAAAACAAAGGACTTATAAAGTTATTTGCTATCCTTTTTGGAATAGTAAGTTTATACCAATTATCATTTACATTTTTAGCCACTAAGGTTGAAGATGACGCTGTAGCTTACGCTGAGAGCAAAGGTGATAATATTGATGCAAGACAAAAAGCTACTTTTGAGAGAAAGTACTTAGACAGTGTTGCAAACCAAGAGATTATTAACTTAGGTATTGCCTCTTACAGCTACAATGATGTAAAAGACAAAGAAATGAATCTTGGTCTAGATTTAAAAGGTGGTATTAACGCTATTTTACAAGTATCTGTAAAAGAAGTTTTAAAAAGCTTAGCTAACGACTCTAAAAACGTTGCTTTTAACCAAGCATTAGACGCTGCAGATGAAGCTCAAAAAAGTAGTAATGCTACTTATTTAGACTTATTTTTTGAAGAGTTTGAAAAAGTTGCTGGAGACACTAAATTAAGTGATCCTTCTATTTTTGGAACAAAAGCTTTAAGCGAAAAAATTACTTTTAACGAAGCAAATGCTACCGTTAAAGAAACTTTACAAGAAGAAATTAACAGTTCTATTGGTACTGCTTTTGAAGTATTAAGAAGTAGAATTGACAAATTTGGTGTTACACAACCTAACATTCAAAGAATTGGAAATTCTGGTAGAATTCAAATTGAATTACCAGGAGCAAAAGATATTGAGCGTGTTACTCGTTTAATTACAAGTAAAGCAGAATTACAGTTTTGGGAAGTTTATACCAATGCAGAAGTTCAGAATTACTTTTTTACTGCAAATGCTAAAATTGCTGAAATCTTAAAAGACAACAGTGCTGCAGAAAAAGTAATCGATTCAACTAAAACAGACGATATTGATGATTTATTAGGTGAATCAATCGATTCTACAGATGTAAATCAAAAAAACCTTTTCACTTATTTATTTCCTAACGTAGCACAATCTCAACAACAAATGAGTTCTTTAGTAGGACAAGCTAGAGTGTTAGATACTGCTATGGTAAATGATTTATTAAGCAGAAAAGACGTAAAAGCTTTATTGCCTAACGAATTAAAGTATGTTAAATTCTTATGGGATTACAAATCAAACAAAGGTACAGACGGAACTGAGCTAATTGGATTATATGCTATTAAAGGAAGCCGTAGTGGTAAAGCGAATATTGAGGGTGATGTTATTTTAGATGCTTCTCAAGTATTTGACCAATTAAACAAGCCAGAAGTTTCTATGACTATGAATAGTTCTGGATCTAAACAATGGGAAAAATTAACTGGTGATAATACTGGTAAATTTGTTGCTGTTGTTTTAGATGATTATGTATATACTGCGCCATCTGTACCTGGAGCAATTGTTGGTGGTAGAACATCTATTTCTGGTGGAAGTATGACTATTACGGAAGCAGAAGATATTGCTACCGTTTTAAAAGCTGGTAAATTACCTGCAGCTGCAAGAATTATTCAAGCAGAAGTTGTTGGACCATCTTTAGGGCAAGAATCTATAGATCATAGTATTCAATCTTTTGGATTAGCTATTTTATTAGTTTTAGTTTGGATGATTTTATACTACGGTAAAGCTGGTTTATATGCAGACATCGCTTTAGCAGTAAACATCTTATTTATCTTCGGAATATTAGCTTCTTTCAACGCCGTGTTAACATTGCCTGGTATTGCAGGTATTATCTTAACCATTGGTATGTCTGTAGATGCAAACGTAATTATCTTTGAAAGGATTAAGGAAAGTTTAGGTATTAAGAAAGGATTAAAACAATCTGTAGAAGAAGGGTTCTCTATTAAAGGAGCTTTATCTGCAATTATAGATGCAAATATTACAACGCTTTTAACAGGTGTTATTTTATATGTTTTTGGTACAGGACCAATTAAAGGTTTTGCTTTAACATTAATGATTGGTATTGCAACGTCATTATTTACAGCGGTATTTATTACTCGTTTATTAATTGACAGATCTATTGATAAAGGTGGTAAATTAACATTTAACACTTCTATATCTAAAGGATGGTTCCAAAACATAAATATAGAATTCTTAAGAAAACGTAAAATTGCGTACATCGTTTCTGGTGCTATAATTATTGCAGGTATTGTTTCTATTTTCTCTATCGGATTAAAGCAAGGTGTAGATTTTAAAGGAGGACGTTCTTACGTTGTTCGTTTCGATCAAAGCATGAATGCTACAGAAGTTGCTTCAACTTTAAAAGATGCTTTTGGTACAGCTCCAGAAGTAAAAACATACGGTTCTGATCGTCAATTAAAAATAACAACTGTTTATAAAATTGATGAAGATGGACAAGATGTAGATGACCAAGTTCAAAGTGCATTATTTACAGGTTTAAAATCTTATTTAGGAACAACTACTTATGAAGACTTTAAACCAGGTTTCGAAAAAGAAGGTTCTGGTGTAATGAGTTATATGAAGGTAGAGCCAACTATTGCAGATGATATTAAAACATCAGCATTATATGCGGTATTTGGATCATTATTAGTTGTTTTCTTATACATCTTATTACGTTTTAGAAAGGTATCTTTCTCTATTGGGGCTGTAACTGCCGTTTTCCATGATGTTTTAATTGTATTAAGTGTATTCTCTATTACATACAGCTTTATGCCTTTTGATATGGAAATAGGTCAATCATTTATCGCGGCAATTCTAACCGTAGTTGGATACTCTCTGAATGATACTGTGGTTATTTTCGATAGAATTAGAGAATTTACAGGAACACATCCTAATTGGAAATACAGCGAAGTTGTAGACAAAGCATTAAGCTCTACTTTAGGTAGAACTATAAATACATCTTTAACAACATTATTAGTAATGTTAGCAATCTTCTTATTTGGAGGAGATTCTATTAAAGGATTTATGTTTGCCTTAATTATTGGTGTAGTAGTAGGTACTTATTCATCATTATTTGTGGCAACACCAATTATGTTTGATACTTCTAAAAAAGAAGAAAAAAATAATTAA
- a CDS encoding adenylate kinase has protein sequence MSIIKLQDLYFKPFITKEEIAVIVKQLAVQVKEDLPKGEVPIFVGILNGCFLFAADFVREFNGDCEVSFVKLASYSGTTSTENVKQLVGINEDLTGRTVIILEDIIDTGNTLQEIYNIFRDKNLKQLKVATLFFKPDVFRKELPIDYIGKGIEDKFIVGYGLDYNGLGRNYPAIYQLSTQPKMKNIVLFGPPGAGKGTQADFLKDMYNLVHISTGDVFRFNIKNKTELGLLAKKYMDEGDLVPDEVTINMLKAEVEKKADANGFIFDGFPRTESQAEALDAFLAEKGEQINGMVALEVPEDALVTRLLERGKTSGRTDDTDESKIRNRFNEYNTKTAVLKDYFEAQNKYYGVNGLGSIEEITQRIAKVFDTL, from the coding sequence ATGAGTATTATAAAACTTCAAGATCTATATTTTAAACCTTTTATTACTAAGGAAGAAATTGCAGTAATCGTAAAGCAATTAGCAGTACAAGTAAAAGAAGACTTACCTAAAGGAGAAGTTCCTATTTTTGTAGGAATTTTAAATGGATGCTTTTTATTTGCAGCAGACTTTGTTAGAGAATTTAATGGAGATTGTGAGGTTTCTTTTGTAAAATTAGCTTCTTATAGCGGTACTACTTCTACAGAAAACGTAAAACAATTAGTAGGTATTAATGAAGATTTAACAGGAAGAACTGTAATTATATTAGAAGATATTATAGATACAGGGAACACTCTTCAAGAAATTTATAATATCTTTAGAGATAAAAATTTAAAACAATTAAAAGTTGCAACGTTATTTTTTAAACCAGACGTATTTAGAAAAGAACTACCAATCGATTATATCGGAAAAGGAATTGAAGATAAATTTATTGTTGGTTACGGATTAGATTATAATGGTTTGGGAAGAAACTACCCCGCAATTTATCAATTATCAACACAACCTAAAATGAAAAACATCGTATTATTTGGCCCTCCAGGTGCAGGGAAAGGAACACAAGCAGATTTTTTAAAGGACATGTACAACTTGGTGCATATCTCTACAGGAGATGTATTCCGTTTTAACATTAAAAATAAAACTGAATTAGGTTTGTTAGCTAAAAAATATATGGATGAAGGAGATTTAGTTCCGGATGAAGTAACTATAAATATGCTAAAAGCAGAAGTTGAAAAAAAAGCTGATGCTAATGGCTTTATTTTTGATGGTTTCCCTAGAACAGAATCTCAAGCAGAAGCATTAGATGCTTTTTTAGCTGAAAAAGGTGAACAAATAAACGGAATGGTAGCTTTAGAAGTTCCTGAAGATGCTTTAGTAACTCGTTTATTAGAAAGAGGAAAAACAAGCGGAAGAACAGATGATACTGACGAAAGTAAAATTAGAAACCGTTTTAATGAATACAATACCAAAACCGCTGTTTTAAAAGATTATTTTGAGGCTCAAAATAAATACTATGGCGTTAATGGTTTGGGTTCTATTGAAGAAATTACACAAAGAATTGCAAAAGTATTTGATACTTTATAA